In a genomic window of Demequina muriae:
- a CDS encoding aminoglycoside phosphotransferase family protein, with product MASDHAAAPLLTGPEAGDILATALATMEVELDSWSVDSVNARPGAETSVGYDVVAGGERLYLVASTVSLTDEQRAAAKAVRLASDDGEVHVWRHPADPYLPGLADACVPETLAPRLSAATGRTITIESLDMMVMRPMRRAVLRVHTVAEDGRRTWYVKVVRPERAAAMLARHRMCDLAPIALDAGDGIVVVQEAHGTPMTRALHRPDGSEPAPIDPAMLLAAMDRLPAEATALDHRPPVPDRVSQYARMAIAEGLPQDRVEALEQRITAALAAAPEHPTVATHGDLHAANIYLDDAVAPTRVEAVIDLDTLGPGRRIDDCACMVAHMMVLPQLDPEGYRGVPAIASQVLEAFGARFGIEELRARVAANILSLVAGAEDGSIAAAWLEAAESVTSGRAATD from the coding sequence ATGGCGAGCGATCATGCGGCAGCGCCGCTGCTGACCGGGCCCGAGGCCGGCGACATCCTCGCGACGGCGCTCGCGACCATGGAGGTCGAGCTCGACTCCTGGAGCGTCGATTCGGTCAACGCTCGGCCGGGAGCCGAGACCTCCGTGGGATACGACGTCGTCGCCGGGGGAGAGCGGCTCTACCTCGTCGCCTCGACGGTGTCGCTCACGGACGAGCAGCGTGCGGCGGCCAAGGCAGTCCGCCTGGCCTCGGACGACGGGGAAGTTCACGTGTGGCGCCACCCCGCGGATCCGTACCTCCCCGGGCTGGCCGATGCGTGCGTCCCTGAGACTCTCGCGCCCCGCCTCAGCGCGGCGACCGGGAGGACCATCACCATCGAGTCACTCGACATGATGGTGATGCGGCCCATGCGCAGAGCGGTGCTGAGGGTGCACACCGTCGCAGAGGACGGCCGTCGCACCTGGTACGTGAAGGTGGTGCGGCCTGAGCGCGCTGCCGCCATGCTCGCTCGCCACCGCATGTGCGACCTCGCCCCGATCGCTCTCGATGCGGGCGACGGCATCGTCGTGGTGCAGGAGGCGCATGGCACCCCCATGACCCGCGCGCTGCACCGTCCCGACGGTTCCGAGCCGGCACCCATCGACCCCGCGATGCTGCTCGCGGCGATGGATCGGTTGCCCGCGGAGGCCACTGCGTTGGATCACCGCCCGCCGGTGCCCGACCGCGTGTCGCAATACGCGCGGATGGCGATCGCCGAAGGTCTGCCTCAGGACCGGGTGGAGGCGCTCGAGCAGCGCATCACGGCGGCGCTGGCAGCCGCGCCGGAGCACCCCACGGTCGCCACGCACGGCGACCTCCACGCGGCGAACATCTACCTCGACGACGCGGTGGCGCCCACCCGAGTGGAGGCCGTGATCGACCTCGACACCCTCGGGCCGGGGCGGCGCATCGACGACTGCGCGTGCATGGTCGCGCACATGATGGTGCTCCCGCAGCTCGACCCGGAGGGCTACCGGGGCGTGCCTGCGATCGCCTCTCAGGTGCTGGAGGCCTTCGGTGCGCGCTTCGGGATCGAGGAGCTGCGGGCGCGCGTCGCCGCGAACATCCTGTCGCTGGTGGCCGGGGCCGAGGACGGGTCCATCGCCGCCGCATGGCTGGAGGCCGCCGAGTCCGTGACGAGCGGTCGCGCCGCAACCGACTAG
- a CDS encoding TylF/MycF/NovP-related O-methyltransferase — protein MATTAAGILARARRIGRAPGEAWAFAQLPPIARAVIRERLTYLSPVKMLELQRAVRDVDAATVPGDVVEFGVALGGSGIALSHTASTRAFHGFDLFGLIPPPSSDKDGERAVQRYEVIASGLSAGIRGDEYYGYLPDLLGTVKASFTRHGLPVDGGRIALHPGLFDEGWPLASPSVQAIALAHVDCDWYDPVRYCLDAIAPLISPRGIIVLDDYLDYDGCRAATDEFLTAHAEFSVRHRRGNVSLVKSGAVSDG, from the coding sequence GTGGCAACCACCGCAGCCGGCATCCTCGCTCGCGCTCGACGCATCGGCCGGGCTCCCGGCGAGGCGTGGGCCTTCGCGCAGCTGCCGCCCATCGCCCGTGCCGTGATCCGCGAGCGGCTCACGTATCTGTCTCCAGTCAAGATGCTCGAGCTCCAGCGTGCGGTGCGCGACGTGGACGCGGCCACCGTGCCGGGAGACGTCGTCGAGTTCGGCGTGGCCCTCGGGGGCTCGGGGATCGCGCTGTCGCACACGGCCAGCACTCGCGCCTTTCATGGCTTCGATCTGTTCGGGCTGATCCCGCCGCCGTCGAGCGACAAGGACGGCGAGCGTGCGGTGCAGCGATACGAGGTCATCGCGTCGGGACTGTCGGCAGGGATCCGCGGAGACGAGTACTACGGCTATCTTCCCGACCTGCTGGGCACCGTGAAGGCGAGCTTCACCCGGCACGGACTTCCCGTCGATGGCGGCCGCATCGCCCTGCATCCGGGGCTCTTCGACGAGGGCTGGCCGCTCGCTTCACCGTCCGTGCAGGCCATTGCGCTCGCGCACGTGGACTGCGACTGGTACGACCCCGTCCGCTACTGCCTCGACGCGATCGCGCCGCTGATCTCACCCCGCGGCATCATCGTGCTCGACGACTACCTCGACTACGACGGGTGCCGGGCGGCCACGGACGAGTTCCTCACCGCGCATGCCGAGTTCTCGGTGAGGCATCGGCGCGGCAACGTGTCGCTGGTCAAGTCCGGCGCGGTGTCGGACGGCTGA
- a CDS encoding small multidrug efflux protein yields MSAIDETISSFQMLVADVPDIVQPLVVALAAAIPFIEGEGGAIVGVVGGLHPIVAAAAAAGGNFLCVLLVVAVTSRARTAVVGRRRISVAATAGGSGPTGLDDDQGEQDEQGEQGEQRASPTPESKGRQRFKRWVVRFGVPGASILGPLAIPTQFTAAILVGGGTPRRWVLLWQAVAIVIWTSLATVSVWAALTLLVETT; encoded by the coding sequence ATGAGCGCCATCGATGAGACGATCAGCAGCTTTCAGATGCTGGTCGCCGACGTGCCCGACATCGTCCAGCCCCTCGTCGTCGCGCTCGCGGCGGCGATCCCGTTCATCGAGGGCGAGGGGGGCGCCATCGTCGGGGTCGTCGGCGGTCTTCATCCGATCGTCGCGGCCGCTGCCGCAGCCGGCGGGAATTTCCTGTGCGTGCTGCTGGTCGTCGCAGTCACGTCGCGTGCCCGCACAGCCGTGGTCGGCCGCCGACGCATCTCAGTCGCGGCGACCGCCGGTGGTAGTGGCCCGACTGGTCTCGACGACGATCAGGGCGAACAGGACGAACAGGGAGAACAGGGCGAACAGCGAGCGTCCCCGACGCCCGAGTCGAAGGGGCGGCAACGTTTCAAGCGGTGGGTGGTCCGCTTCGGCGTCCCCGGTGCGAGCATCCTCGGACCACTCGCCATCCCGACCCAGTTCACGGCGGCGATCCTGGTGGGCGGCGGCACTCCTCGGCGGTGGGTCCTGCTATGGCAGGCCGTCGCCATCGTGATCTGGACCAGTCTCGCCACGGTGTCCGTGTGGGCAGCCCTCACCCTGCTCGTCGAGACGACGTGA
- a CDS encoding extracellular catalytic domain type 1 short-chain-length polyhydroxyalkanoate depolymerase: protein MTAHDDALRPDQSLDGSGGRRRWSWLLSGALLVAIVVAATAVFQYGLPWWMEEGDRNHTFTGPEGSQRYQVHVPPDWDSSTQLPVMMAIHGCGMTGFGWNSMKGTTQFNDLADREGFIVVYPTQRLFRNAINCWNSGDPREQHRGGSEPALLAGVAREVVDEYNADPDHVHVAGASSGAGTAVILAATYPDVFATATSVAGGEYGLNQVDPESPDTTPPTYTARQAWAQMGDRARQVPLLVIQGEEDEVVPPVVATRLVEHWTAVSDLVEDGLLDGDLRLAQTSARLPAEADRHAFTHTTLTLPDGSSLIESYLVHEMGHVWPGPSGVGLFTDRAGPDASAFAWDFARHHPKVPSP, encoded by the coding sequence GTGACCGCCCACGATGACGCGCTCCGGCCGGACCAGTCACTCGACGGTTCCGGCGGGCGGCGGCGATGGTCCTGGCTCCTGTCCGGCGCTCTGCTCGTGGCGATCGTGGTCGCCGCCACCGCCGTGTTCCAGTACGGCCTTCCTTGGTGGATGGAGGAAGGCGACCGCAACCACACCTTCACCGGACCGGAGGGGTCGCAGCGCTACCAAGTTCACGTTCCGCCGGACTGGGACAGTTCGACGCAGCTACCGGTGATGATGGCGATTCACGGGTGCGGAATGACGGGATTCGGGTGGAACTCGATGAAGGGCACAACACAGTTCAACGACCTTGCTGATCGCGAAGGCTTCATCGTCGTCTACCCGACGCAGCGGCTGTTCCGCAACGCGATCAACTGCTGGAACTCAGGCGATCCACGCGAACAGCATCGCGGTGGCAGCGAGCCCGCTCTCCTTGCCGGTGTCGCTCGGGAGGTCGTCGACGAGTACAACGCAGATCCGGACCATGTTCATGTCGCGGGCGCCTCATCTGGTGCGGGGACGGCGGTGATCCTGGCCGCCACCTATCCCGACGTCTTCGCGACCGCCACCTCCGTGGCCGGGGGCGAGTACGGACTGAATCAGGTGGACCCCGAGTCTCCCGACACCACGCCGCCCACCTACACGGCGCGCCAGGCGTGGGCTCAGATGGGTGATCGCGCGCGCCAGGTCCCGCTGCTGGTCATCCAGGGCGAGGAGGATGAGGTCGTCCCACCCGTCGTCGCGACACGCCTCGTCGAGCACTGGACCGCGGTCAGCGACCTCGTCGAGGACGGGCTCCTCGACGGTGATCTGCGTCTGGCCCAGACCAGCGCACGGCTTCCCGCAGAAGCCGACAGGCACGCCTTCACCCACACCACCTTGACGCTGCCGGACGGTTCATCGCTGATCGAGTCGTATCTCGTGCACGAGATGGGACACGTGTGGCCTGGCCCAAGCGGAGTAGGACTCTTCACTGATCGTGCCGGGCCGGACGCCAGCGCATTCGCCTGGGACTTCGCTCGACATCACCCGAAGGTCCCATCGCCATGA
- a CDS encoding GNAT family N-acetyltransferase, whose protein sequence is MTEQHDVNSAETAAVMLRHGRPISSYTVALADGSFVGQADFFDSPTVLGERIFFHTEVDHAVRGRGLAGLLVREALADCVRHDLTVVPVCPLFAKHLARHGDDFVSRGGRFRRPTSGDIALVARITSATTHPH, encoded by the coding sequence ATGACTGAGCAGCATGACGTCAACAGCGCAGAGACCGCAGCGGTCATGCTCCGGCATGGCCGACCGATCAGCAGCTACACGGTGGCTCTCGCCGACGGCTCGTTCGTCGGCCAGGCGGACTTCTTCGACTCCCCCACGGTTCTCGGCGAACGCATCTTCTTCCACACGGAAGTCGATCACGCAGTCCGCGGCCGCGGGCTTGCGGGACTCCTTGTTCGCGAGGCGCTCGCCGACTGCGTCCGGCACGACCTCACCGTCGTTCCCGTATGCCCCCTGTTCGCGAAGCACCTGGCGCGGCACGGCGACGACTTCGTGAGTCGTGGCGGAAGGTTCCGTCGGCCCACATCCGGTGACATCGCGCTGGTCGCACGCATCACCTCGGCCACGACCCACCCTCACTGA
- a CDS encoding glutaminase, protein MRSMIPDYLTDVLEHVEPDTSGATAGYIPELADAEPEQLGAAFATVDGQVYAAGDCDAEFSIQSISKPFVYALALADRGFDAVLARVGVEPSGEAFNEISLEGGSGRPLNPMINAGAITTHSLVGVAGSDPAERLERVVDGLSAFAGRQLEMDESVCASEMAFAHRNLAIGHMLRSHDILTEDPATVVEGYIRQCSLLVTTRDLAVMAATLANRGVNPLSGKQVVPEPVLRQVLSVMATCGMYDAAGDWATQVGIPAKSGVAGGLIGTLPGQIGIATFSPRLDAHGTSVRGVSLFHRFSSDMGLHVMEVPPAARAVVRSNRVVGSGPHAIRVIELQGGIRFAGVERVVREVVETAPAETRVALDLTMVSSVDDVSRRMLLEIVRRLTLEGHGVTLVDPESILPGPHPGGGRVTVVNDLGETADLVADEERAAPRA, encoded by the coding sequence ATGCGATCGATGATTCCTGACTACTTGACCGATGTGCTCGAGCACGTCGAGCCGGACACGTCCGGTGCCACCGCCGGCTACATCCCCGAACTCGCAGATGCCGAGCCCGAGCAGCTCGGTGCAGCCTTCGCGACGGTCGACGGACAGGTCTACGCTGCGGGCGACTGCGATGCCGAGTTCTCCATCCAGTCGATCTCGAAGCCTTTCGTCTACGCGCTGGCCCTCGCCGACCGTGGCTTCGACGCGGTCTTGGCCAGAGTCGGCGTCGAGCCGTCCGGGGAGGCATTCAACGAGATCTCTCTCGAAGGCGGCTCCGGACGTCCTCTCAATCCGATGATCAATGCGGGAGCCATCACCACGCACTCGCTGGTGGGGGTCGCAGGTTCTGACCCTGCGGAGCGCCTCGAGCGGGTGGTCGACGGACTCTCCGCCTTCGCCGGCCGCCAGCTGGAGATGGACGAGTCGGTCTGCGCTTCGGAGATGGCGTTCGCGCATCGGAACCTTGCCATCGGGCATATGCTCCGCAGTCACGACATCCTCACCGAGGACCCTGCGACAGTCGTCGAGGGCTATATCCGACAGTGCTCCCTGCTCGTCACCACCCGCGATCTCGCGGTGATGGCGGCAACCCTGGCCAACCGTGGAGTCAATCCGCTGTCAGGTAAGCAGGTGGTGCCGGAACCGGTGCTGCGTCAGGTGTTGAGCGTGATGGCGACGTGCGGGATGTACGACGCTGCCGGCGACTGGGCCACCCAAGTCGGCATTCCTGCGAAGAGCGGCGTAGCCGGGGGCCTGATCGGCACTCTGCCTGGCCAGATCGGCATCGCGACGTTCTCGCCCCGGTTGGACGCGCACGGGACGAGTGTTCGCGGGGTGTCGCTGTTCCACCGCTTCTCGTCCGACATGGGCCTGCATGTGATGGAGGTGCCACCCGCTGCGCGCGCGGTCGTGCGATCCAACCGTGTGGTCGGCTCCGGTCCGCACGCGATCCGCGTGATCGAGCTGCAGGGCGGCATCCGCTTCGCCGGAGTCGAGAGGGTGGTGAGAGAAGTCGTCGAGACTGCCCCTGCAGAGACGAGGGTCGCACTCGATCTCACGATGGTCTCGTCGGTCGACGACGTGTCACGGCGCATGCTGCTGGAGATCGTGCGGAGGCTCACGCTCGAAGGTCATGGCGTCACCCTGGTCGACCCCGAGTCGATCCTCCCGGGTCCTCATCCGGGCGGTGGCCGGGTGACGGTCGTGAACGACCTCGGTGAGACCGCGGACCTCGTCGCCGACGAGGAGCGTGCGGCACCACGCGCCTAG